In the Kribbella sp. NBC_00482 genome, one interval contains:
- a CDS encoding ABC transporter substrate-binding protein, protein MKRLLVLSLALLTLAGCGAQATAASDTGVNTSAEQNRVTTARNDAAAALLPAKIRDRGTLVVGAGFGSGSVPLGFYADDNKTPIGLEVDIAYLVAEALGLKPEVQVTSWENLFVGLDSAKYDVGFSNITVTEKRKQKYDFATYRKDDIAFEAKKGGTWRVTSGKDIAGKTIAVGSGTNQEKILVDWNEANVKAGLPAATIKYFQKNTDTYLALSSGRIDGYFGPNPSIAYHVKTSGDTETIGKFSGAGLTLQGLIAATTKKDSGLVQAYQAAIDGVIADGSYAKVLERWNVSTEAVGKSEINPPGLPLTS, encoded by the coding sequence ATGAAACGACTTCTTGTCCTCTCCCTTGCCCTGCTCACGCTGGCCGGTTGTGGTGCGCAGGCCACCGCTGCCTCGGACACCGGGGTCAACACCTCTGCCGAGCAGAACCGGGTCACCACCGCTCGCAACGATGCCGCTGCCGCGTTGCTGCCGGCGAAGATCCGGGACCGCGGCACGTTGGTCGTCGGCGCCGGTTTCGGCAGCGGCAGCGTGCCGCTCGGCTTCTACGCCGACGACAACAAGACGCCGATCGGGCTGGAGGTGGACATCGCGTACCTGGTCGCGGAGGCGCTCGGGCTGAAGCCCGAGGTCCAGGTCACCAGCTGGGAGAACCTGTTCGTCGGCCTCGACTCGGCCAAGTACGACGTGGGCTTCTCGAACATCACCGTCACGGAGAAGCGCAAGCAGAAGTACGACTTCGCGACGTACCGCAAGGACGACATCGCCTTCGAGGCGAAGAAGGGCGGGACCTGGCGGGTCACCAGCGGCAAGGACATCGCCGGGAAAACGATTGCGGTCGGGTCGGGGACGAACCAGGAGAAGATCCTCGTCGACTGGAACGAGGCGAACGTCAAGGCCGGGTTGCCGGCGGCAACCATCAAGTACTTCCAGAAGAACACCGACACGTACCTGGCGCTGAGCTCCGGCCGCATCGACGGGTACTTCGGTCCGAACCCGTCGATCGCGTACCACGTGAAGACCTCCGGCGACACCGAGACGATCGGCAAGTTCTCCGGCGCCGGACTGACGTTGCAGGGCCTGATCGCAGCCACCACGAAGAAGGACAGCGGCCTGGTGCAGGCCTATCAGGCGGCGATCGACGGCGTGATCGCGGACGGCAGCTACGCCAAGGTCCTCGAGCGCTGGAACGTGTCGACCGAGGCGGTCGGCAAGTCCGAGATCAACCCGCCCGGCCTACCCCTGACGAGCTGA
- a CDS encoding M15 family metallopeptidase, producing the protein MLTHHLRRDRRPAVPGRLAIVAAVISLALTSCTAVSAQDDSAQGRTPGAADGVLPDHTSAHNTSLPGVTKLDPALREAVQKAETAMKADGIKLQVTTGWRSKKYQEELMEKAIRKYGSKKKAKEYVADPDESHHVTGHAVDIGPTDADYWLIRHGNRYGLCQTLSNEIWHFELVTTPGGTCPPMTDPRG; encoded by the coding sequence ATGCTGACACATCACCTGAGGCGCGATCGTCGGCCCGCCGTACCCGGCCGCCTGGCGATCGTTGCCGCCGTCATCAGTCTCGCGCTGACCTCGTGTACAGCGGTTTCCGCGCAGGACGACTCGGCCCAGGGCAGAACGCCCGGCGCGGCGGACGGCGTACTGCCCGACCACACCTCGGCGCACAACACCAGCCTGCCCGGTGTCACGAAGCTCGATCCCGCCCTCCGCGAGGCCGTCCAGAAGGCCGAGACCGCGATGAAGGCCGACGGGATCAAGCTGCAGGTCACGACGGGCTGGCGCAGCAAGAAGTACCAGGAAGAGCTGATGGAGAAGGCGATCCGCAAGTACGGCAGCAAGAAGAAGGCCAAGGAGTACGTCGCCGACCCGGACGAATCGCACCACGTCACCGGCCACGCCGTCGACATCGGCCCCACCGACGCCGACTACTGGCTGATCCGCCACGGCAACCGCTACGGCCTGTGCCAAACCCTCTCCAACGAGATCTGGCACTTCGAACTGGTCACCACCCCTGGCGGAACCTGCCCGCCCATGACCGACCCGCGAGGTTAG
- a CDS encoding GNAT family N-acetyltransferase: MSDDRRSGDQQVTVRRAVEEDDAALLAIERSAWDASSGFPSYLETLQDTFFSRSGPEAHLVAEHEGAVVGYLRLQDKYPFPEGSGVLSINGLAVAHEARRLGVASALMDAATAEGRLRGARKISLHVHSTNTAAQRLYERHGYVLEGTHPNEFLIEGNHIAALDMAKTL, from the coding sequence GTGAGTGACGACCGCCGATCAGGCGACCAGCAGGTGACGGTACGACGTGCCGTCGAGGAGGACGACGCGGCGCTGCTCGCGATCGAGCGGAGCGCGTGGGACGCGTCGTCGGGATTCCCGTCGTACCTGGAAACCCTGCAGGACACGTTCTTCAGCCGGAGCGGGCCGGAGGCGCATCTCGTCGCCGAGCACGAGGGCGCCGTGGTCGGGTACTTGCGCCTGCAGGACAAGTATCCGTTCCCCGAGGGCTCCGGCGTACTGTCGATCAACGGCCTCGCGGTCGCCCACGAGGCACGCCGCCTGGGCGTCGCTTCCGCCCTCATGGACGCCGCCACCGCCGAGGGCCGCCTCCGCGGCGCGCGCAAGATCAGCCTGCACGTCCACAGCACCAACACAGCCGCCCAGCGCCTCTACGAACGCCACGGCTACGTCCTGGAAGGCACCCACCCCAACGAGTTCCTCATCGAGGGCAACCACATAGCCGCCCTCGACATGGCCAAGACCTTGTAG
- a CDS encoding amino acid ABC transporter permease yields the protein MSTTSVTSASGTTGPPPTAVPLEADLTVVARRHPWRWVGVGVVLVLLAMFVHGLATNPGWDWPTFFQFFATRTVFSALWVTVQLTVYGTVLGFVLGAVLASMRLSGSPFLQVVAWGYIWAFRSIPLIVQLLFWFNIAYLYQELSLGIPFGPEFVHFSTNNLFGPLGAAVLGLALHQAAYAAEIIRGGIISVDAGQTEAAAALGIPKRRQFFRIVLPQAMRSILPNGANEVISLFKGTSIVSVMAIPELFYQVQVIYGRNSRVVPLLMVATVWYIVLTTLLSIVQYYVERRFARGTTR from the coding sequence GTGTCCACCACTTCAGTCACGTCTGCGTCCGGTACGACCGGGCCGCCGCCGACCGCAGTACCACTCGAAGCCGATCTGACCGTCGTCGCCCGGCGGCATCCGTGGCGCTGGGTCGGCGTCGGGGTCGTTCTCGTCCTGCTCGCGATGTTCGTGCACGGGCTCGCTACCAATCCGGGCTGGGACTGGCCGACGTTCTTCCAGTTCTTCGCCACCCGGACCGTGTTCTCGGCGCTCTGGGTGACCGTGCAGCTGACGGTGTACGGCACGGTGCTCGGGTTCGTGCTCGGCGCCGTCCTCGCGTCGATGCGATTGTCCGGCAGCCCGTTCCTGCAAGTAGTTGCCTGGGGCTACATCTGGGCGTTCCGCTCGATCCCGTTGATCGTGCAGCTGCTGTTCTGGTTCAACATCGCGTACCTGTACCAGGAACTCAGCCTGGGCATCCCGTTCGGCCCGGAGTTCGTGCACTTCAGTACGAACAACCTGTTCGGTCCGCTCGGAGCCGCCGTACTGGGGCTGGCGCTGCATCAGGCGGCGTACGCCGCGGAAATCATCCGCGGTGGAATCATTTCCGTCGACGCCGGCCAGACCGAGGCCGCCGCCGCACTGGGGATACCGAAACGGCGGCAGTTCTTCCGGATCGTGCTGCCGCAGGCGATGCGCTCGATCCTGCCGAACGGCGCGAACGAGGTGATCAGCCTCTTCAAGGGCACCTCGATCGTCTCGGTGATGGCGATCCCGGAGCTCTTCTACCAGGTGCAGGTGATCTACGGCCGGAACAGCCGCGTCGTACCGCTGCTGATGGTCGCCACGGTCTGGTACATCGTCCTGACCACGCTGCTGTCGATCGTGCAGTACTACGTGGAACGCCGCTTCGCGCGAGGTACGACGCGATGA
- a CDS encoding M23 family metallopeptidase, which yields MAKHRSSRRNATRRTQLIGLTAALAAAAGTTTVGLSSSATGPANASGSTGLNPSQAEALTAARIDRRDLGSRDASRIDLSLAATRKAAAETAAKQRAARLAANATLTQRRSLALAAAKAAAAKKAAANAKALAEAKKDALAKAAAIKAAAAPEIVLPTTGYHLTARFNQAGGRWAHNHTGLDFAAPMGTPVRSVMAGEVIQADFEGAYGRQVKVRHADGTVTSYSHMSEFDVSVGDSVEAGTMVGRIGMTGNTTGPHVHFEVLPGGGSPIDPEPWLRDHGLNP from the coding sequence GTGGCAAAGCACCGCTCCTCCCGCCGCAACGCAACCCGCCGTACCCAGCTGATCGGCCTGACCGCCGCATTGGCCGCCGCGGCCGGCACCACGACCGTCGGACTCAGCTCGTCCGCGACCGGTCCGGCCAACGCATCCGGAAGCACCGGCCTGAACCCCTCGCAGGCCGAGGCTCTGACCGCCGCCCGGATCGACCGGCGCGACCTCGGGTCCCGGGACGCGTCCCGGATCGACCTGTCGCTCGCCGCGACCCGGAAGGCAGCGGCTGAGACCGCCGCGAAACAGCGGGCCGCGCGACTGGCCGCGAACGCGACCCTGACACAGCGCCGGTCGCTTGCGCTCGCTGCTGCGAAGGCGGCCGCAGCGAAGAAGGCTGCGGCGAACGCCAAGGCCCTCGCCGAAGCGAAGAAGGACGCCCTCGCCAAGGCCGCGGCGATCAAGGCGGCTGCGGCCCCGGAGATCGTGCTGCCGACCACCGGCTACCACCTGACCGCCCGCTTCAACCAGGCCGGCGGCCGCTGGGCGCACAACCACACCGGTCTCGACTTCGCGGCCCCGATGGGTACGCCGGTCCGCTCGGTGATGGCCGGTGAGGTTATCCAGGCCGACTTCGAAGGCGCCTACGGCCGCCAGGTGAAGGTACGGCACGCCGACGGCACCGTCACGTCGTACAGCCACATGTCCGAGTTCGACGTCTCCGTCGGCGACTCGGTCGAGGCCGGCACGATGGTCGGCCGCATCGGCATGACCGGCAACACCACCGGCCCCCACGTCCACTTCGAGGTCCTCCCCGGCGGCGGCTCCCCCATCGACCCCGAGCCCTGGCTCCGCGACCACGGCCTCAACCCGTAA
- a CDS encoding amino acid ABC transporter ATP-binding protein, whose translation MIDVKGVHKSFGDLEVLKGIDLEVQAGAVTVILGPSGSGKSTLLRSINHLEKVDRGLIRIDGELIGYKRRGDKLHELRERDILRQRSQVGFVFQNFNLFGHLTALENVVEAPVSAQRRKRSEVEPFARELLERVGVGEKADAYPRQLSGGQQQRVAIARALALKPKVLLFDEPTSALDPELVGEVLDVIKELARDGSTMVVVTHEIGFAREIADTVVFIDDGRIVESGPPREVLDNPVHERTRAFISKVL comes from the coding sequence ATGATCGACGTGAAGGGTGTGCACAAGAGCTTCGGCGATCTCGAAGTACTGAAGGGGATCGACCTCGAGGTCCAGGCCGGCGCGGTCACCGTGATCCTCGGCCCGTCGGGATCGGGGAAGTCGACGCTGCTGCGGTCGATCAACCATCTGGAGAAGGTGGATCGCGGGCTGATCCGGATCGACGGCGAGCTGATCGGGTACAAGCGCCGCGGCGACAAGCTGCACGAGCTGCGGGAACGCGACATCCTCCGGCAGCGGTCGCAGGTCGGGTTCGTGTTCCAGAACTTCAACCTGTTCGGGCATCTCACCGCGCTGGAGAACGTCGTCGAGGCGCCGGTGTCGGCGCAGCGCCGCAAGCGCAGCGAGGTCGAGCCGTTCGCGCGGGAGCTGCTGGAGCGCGTCGGCGTCGGCGAGAAGGCGGACGCCTACCCGCGGCAGCTGTCCGGCGGTCAGCAGCAACGCGTCGCGATCGCCCGCGCGCTGGCGCTGAAACCGAAGGTCCTGCTGTTCGACGAGCCGACCAGCGCGCTGGACCCCGAGCTCGTCGGCGAGGTCCTCGACGTGATCAAGGAACTCGCCCGCGACGGCTCCACGATGGTCGTCGTCACCCACGAGATCGGCTTCGCCCGGGAGATCGCCGACACGGTGGTCTTCATCGACGACGGCCGGATCGTCGAGTCCGGCCCACCGCGCGAAGTGCTCGACAACCCCGTCCACGAACGCACGCGTGCGTTCATCTCGAAGGTGCTGTGA
- a CDS encoding ABC transporter substrate-binding protein — MRKRWSLVLGVVLLAAAACADPQTEPAANSGDTSAVAFDTSADQKHITSAKVDSIAAELPASVRESGKLVIGNGSAGGGLPPLGFTADDNKTPIGVEIDVAYLVASVLGLTAEIDTTSWENLFLGLDSGKYQVGISNIGVSELRKEKYDFATYRLGLHAFEAKLGSGLKISGPADISGKNVAVGSGTLQEAILVDWNKQNVAAGRKPANLKYYQQAADTYLALQSGRIDVYLGPNPNASYHVATQHKTEIVGTVSSSYPVQGLVGITTKKGNGLVKPLADALNAAIADGSYAKVLAKWGLQDEAVPKSLINPPGLPKK, encoded by the coding sequence ATGAGAAAACGTTGGAGCTTGGTGCTCGGGGTGGTTCTGCTGGCTGCGGCTGCTTGTGCGGATCCACAAACCGAACCCGCAGCCAACAGCGGGGACACGTCGGCGGTGGCGTTCGACACCTCGGCCGACCAGAAGCACATCACGTCGGCGAAGGTGGACAGCATCGCGGCCGAACTGCCGGCCTCGGTGCGCGAGTCCGGGAAGCTGGTGATCGGGAACGGCTCGGCCGGTGGTGGTCTGCCGCCGCTCGGGTTCACGGCGGACGACAACAAGACGCCGATCGGCGTCGAGATCGACGTCGCCTACCTGGTCGCGAGCGTCCTCGGGCTGACCGCGGAGATCGACACGACCAGCTGGGAGAACCTGTTCCTCGGGCTGGACTCCGGGAAATACCAGGTCGGAATCTCCAACATCGGAGTTTCCGAGCTGCGCAAGGAGAAGTACGACTTCGCGACGTACCGGCTCGGGCTGCACGCCTTCGAGGCGAAGCTGGGGTCGGGGCTGAAGATCAGCGGCCCGGCGGACATCTCCGGAAAGAACGTCGCGGTCGGTTCCGGAACGCTGCAGGAAGCGATCCTGGTCGACTGGAACAAGCAGAACGTCGCGGCCGGGCGGAAACCCGCGAACCTCAAGTACTACCAGCAGGCGGCGGACACCTACCTCGCGCTGCAGTCCGGCCGGATCGACGTGTACCTCGGCCCGAACCCGAACGCGTCGTACCACGTCGCGACCCAGCACAAGACCGAGATCGTCGGCACCGTTTCGTCCAGCTATCCCGTGCAGGGCCTGGTCGGGATCACGACCAAGAAGGGCAACGGCCTCGTCAAGCCGCTCGCGGACGCGCTGAACGCGGCGATCGCCGACGGCAGCTACGCGAAGGTGCTGGCCAAGTGGGGCCTGCAGGACGAGGCCGTCCCGAAGTCCTTGATCAATCCGCCCGGTCTGCCGAAGAAATAG
- a CDS encoding putative leader peptide → MTRKPPYYRLHIDLLRVSSALCLR, encoded by the coding sequence ATGACGCGCAAGCCGCCGTACTACCGCCTCCACATCGATCTTCTTCGGGTCTCCAGCGCCCTCTGTCTGCGCTGA